A part of Rattus norvegicus strain BN/NHsdMcwi chromosome 4, GRCr8, whole genome shotgun sequence genomic DNA contains:
- the Mansc1 gene encoding MANSC domain-containing protein 1 isoform X1 — protein sequence MLFGGHSLAYTLVIISFLTPRLSAGQNCFTKSLEDVVIDIQSSLSKGIRGNEPIHMAAQEDCIGACCSTHDIAGDKSCNLMIFDTRKTDRQPNCYLFFCPSEDACPLKPAKGLVSYRLFRDVPLTRANSSLQKLTQEESLLLGHALPGVTPGVPPPAGYPKPTGLFWRDLSSPKSTTSLHLQKYIQVDDASTQPPSYEGKNHSQSLQLPSELNMVHLLPKTPPFPTVAPRGSNVSATLKPALLLASISVTPKTSRPKDATTVPHVTTVTSESPAVPVSTGFIPVVSPQAALTTILQAHTDSKGIFKTVPFRGGSKLTSDTRHGKRPAATSLSTSESSVINKTAPWENGRISVGSIPRNRGPNTRHGLSFEKWLLIGTLLFGVLFLVIGLVLLGRMLVESLRRKRYSRLDYLINGIYVDI from the exons ATGCTCTTCGGGGGACACAGTTTGGCTTACACATTGGTAATCATTTCCTTCCTGACACCAAGGCTGTCCGCTGGTCAGAACTGCTTCACCAAGAGCCTGGAGGATGTTGTCATCGACATTCAGTCTTCGCTTTCCAAAGGCATCAGAGGCAATGAGCCCATACACATGGCAGCTCAGGAAGACTGCATCGGTGCCTGCTGTTCAACACACGACATAGCCG GGGACAAGTCATGTAATTTGATGATCTTCGACACccggaagacagacagacagcccaaCTGTTACCTGTTTTTCTGTCCCAGTGAGGACGCCTGTCCACTGAAGCCAGCCAAGGGCCTTGTGAGCTACAGGCTCTTCAGAG ATGTTCCACTGACCAGAGCTAATTCATCACTCCAAAAGTTAACACAAGAGGAGTCTCTCTTACTTGGCCACGCCTTACCAGGAGTCACCCCTGGGGTCCCTCCCCCAGCAGGCTACCCAAAGCCCACCGGCCTGTTTTGGAGAGACTTATCTTCTCCGAAGTCCACAACCTCCCTGCACTTGCAGAAATACATCCAGGTTGATGACGCAAGCACGCAGCCCCCTTCCTATGAAGGGAAAAACCATTCTCAGAGCTTACAGCTTCCCTCAGAACTAAACATGGTTCACCTGCTCCCTAAAACGCCTCCATTTCCCACTGTGGCTCCCCGCGGTAGTAACGTCTCTGCCACCCTGAAACCTGCACTTCTGCTGGCCAGCATTTCAGTGACACCTAAGACTTCACGGCCGAAGGACGCCACCACAGTTCCACACGTAACCACTGTGACCTCGGAGTCTCCAGCAGTCCCCGTGTCTACAGGTTTTATACCCGTGGTTTCACCCCAGGCAGCTTTGACGACCATCCTTCAAGCACATACAGACTCGAAAGGCATCTTCAAAACAGTGCCCTTTCGAGGAGGCTCCAAGCTAACTTCAGACACGAGGCATGGGAAGCGCCCTGCTGCCACTTCTTTGTCAACCTCAGAGTCTTCCGTTATAAACAAGACTGCCCCCTGGGAGAACGGGAGGATCAGTGTAGGCAGCATACCACGGAACAGGGGTCCAAACACCCGGCATGGCCTTTCATTTGAGAAATGGCTTCTCATTGGGACCCTCCTCTTCGGTGTTTTGTTTCTGGTAATAGGCCTCGTCCTCTTGGGTAGGATGCTGGTTGAATCCCTCCGTAGGAAACGCTATTCAAGACTTGACTACTTGATCAATGGGATCTATGTTGACATCTAA